One genomic region from Calypte anna isolate BGI_N300 chromosome 17, bCalAnn1_v1.p, whole genome shotgun sequence encodes:
- the GOLGA1 gene encoding golgin subfamily A member 1 isoform X1, whose translation MFAKLKKKIAEEAAVAPRPGGAARIPRSVSKESITSLGADSGDDFASDGSSSREDLSSQLFRRNEQIRKLEVKLSDYADQIRNLQKIKEKLENALEKHQDSSMRKFQEQNEAHQASRAKMAEGMALALEKKDQEWMEKLGQVEKEKKMLETRLQEMREQSLNFFQKRDEMDELEGFQQQEIAKVKHMLLKKEESLNKTEQELEACTRELTHTKEKLQDVSSKSSGLRKELQELQQQFLELEAQRDELMTAETNAENKITALELRNQELQNVFQQLSVDLQNARVAGSGCEKRLEMLQAEHGSLKMEYEQHKQKMTFELAERNKLAEQLQEKVSSLEKKLEKNLSGDEHMQELLKEKATLEQQLGETRQQVLTDRTHHTETVNRLEIRSKELEQKLQIATEALKKSKEAAAEQDLKIQKLQTDLEDERSKLQQQILSEKHQYDQKVTGLESQIAALEKTWELDKIAAQHKISQLEKENENLNGSRKEYESSLKKQESELNRLKNELSSRETVSVEIAKALEETRKQREELQQQVSHLASLIKEKEQLIDEKHDMLLKQKEELNQLSQAHEAVLLQMHQLQSDLEASNSQAVEKEEMARKEIDELKLQIQECMEAREQDRNVSELEESTRALNQHFHSPEDHVVEQNGEVAAADIVQLQKDNRELEQQIAEKNKMIKQLQQRMTELKKTLQKELKIRPDNEVPEVREKANSEVPNAAVTVTNNSDLNDSREINFEYLKHVVLKFMSCRESEAFHLIKAVSVLLNFSQEEENMLKETLEYKMSWFGSKPSPRGSIRPSISSPRTLWP comes from the exons atgtttgcaaaatTGAAGAAGAAGATAGCAGAAGAGGCAGCGGTCGCTCCCAGGCCAGGAGGGGCTGCCAGGATCCCCCGGTCTGTCAGCAAGGAgtccatcacctccctgggggCCGACTCTGGAGATGACTTT GCGTCTGACGGAAGCAGCTCTAGAGAGGATCTTTCATCCCAGTTGTTCAGAAGAAATGAACAAATAAGGAAACTGGAGGTCAAGCTATCTG ATTATGCTGATCAAATCCGAAACTTGCAGAAGATAAAAGAGAAGCTTGAAAATGCATTAGAAAAGCATCAGGATT CCTCCATGAGGAAGTTCCAGGAGCAGAATGAAGCTCACCAGGCCAGTCGAGCCAAGATGGCTGAGGGGATGGCTTTGGCCTTAGAAAAAAAGGACCAG gAGTGGATGGAAAAACTGGGCCAAGTTGAAAAG gaaaaaaaaatgcttgaaacACGGTTACAGGAAATGAGGGAGCAGAGTTTGAACTTTTTTCAAAAACGAGATGAAATGGATGAACTGGAGGGCtttcagcagcaggaaataGCCAAAGTTAAACACATG cttttgaaaaaggaagaatcTCTGAACAAAACAGAGCAGGAGCTAGAGGCATGCACTCGAGAGCTAACCCACACTAAGGAGAAGCTTCAGGATGTGAGCAGCAAGTCATCAGGCCTAAGGAAAGAACTTCAGGAGTTGCAGCAGCAGTTCTTGGAGCTGGAGGCACAGAG agaTGAACTAATGACAGCTGagacaaatgcagaaaataagatCACTGCTCTGGAATTAAGAAATCAGGAGCTACAAAATGtctttcagcagctttctgtAGACTTACAAAAT GCTCGAGTTGCTGGTTCTGGTTGTGAGAAGAGACTGGAAATGTTACAGGCAGAACATGGATCTCTGAAGATGGAATATGAACAGCACAAGCAGAAG ATGACTTTTGAATTAGCTGAGAGAAATAAACTTGCTGaacagctgcaggaaaaggtCTCTTCCTTGGAAAAGaagctagaaaaaaatctttcagggGATGAACATATGCAGGAGCTACTCAAGGAG AAAGCTACTCTTGAGCAGCAACTGGGTGAAACCAGGCAGCAGGTACTAACAGACAGAACACATCACACTGAGACTGTGAACCGATTGGAAATACGG AGTAAAGAACTGGAACAGAAACTACAGATTGCAACAGAAGCattgaaaaagagcaaagaagcagctgctgagcaggatCTGAAGATCCAGAAGTTG CAAACTGATCTAGAGGATGAAAGAAGTAAACTACAGCAACAGATTTTAAGTGAGAAACATCAGTATGACCAGAAAGTTACTGGGCTGGAGTCTCAAATTGCTGCTCTTGAAAAAACTTGGGAATTGGATAAAATAGCTGCTCAGCACAAGATT AGCCagttagaaaaggaaaatgaaaatcttaatggaagcagaaaagagTATGagagctctttaaaaaaacaagagtCTGAACTGAACAGGCTAAAG AATGaactgagcagcagagagacTGTCAGTGTTGAAATTGCCAAAGCACTGGAAGAAACACGAAAACAGAGGGAGGAATTACAGCAGCAG GTCTCACATCTGGCTTCCTtgataaaggaaaaagagcagCTGATTGATGAAAAACATGATATGcttctgaaacagaaggaagaactAAACCAACTCAGTCAAG CTCATGAAGCTGTCTTGCTGCAAATGCATCAGTTGCAGTCTGACCTAGAAGCAAGTAACAGCCAAGCagtggagaaagaagaaatggcaAGAAAGGAAATTGATGAACTCAAGTTGCAGATACAGGAGTGCATGGAGGCCAGAGAACAGGACAGAAAT GTTTCAGAACTAGAGGAATCGACAAGAGCCTTGAACCAGCATTTTCATTCTCCAGAAGACCATGTGGTAGAACAGAATGgagaggtggctgctgcagacATAGTTCAGCTTCAGAAGGATAACAGAGAGCTGGAACAGCAAATTGCTGAGAAAAACAAG ATGATAAAGCAGCTACAGCAAAGAATGACAGAACTCAAGAAAACCCTCCAGAAAGAGTTG aaaatAAGGCCTGACAACGAGGTACCTGAAGTGCGTGAAAAAGCAAATTCTGAAGTGCCTAATGCTGCTGTGACTGTCACAAACAACTCTGATTTAAATGACTCAAGGGAGATAAACTTTGAATACCTTAAACATGTTGTACTAAAGTTCATGTCTTGCCGGGAATCTGAG gctttccaTCTAATTAAAGCTGTATCTGTGTTACTGAATTTTtcacaagaggaagaaaacatgcTTAAGGAAACTCTGGAGTACAAG ATGTCGTGGTTTGGGTCAAAGCCATCTCCTAGAGGCAGCATCCGGCCATCTATCTCAAGCCCAAGGACACTGTGGCCTTAA
- the GOLGA1 gene encoding golgin subfamily A member 1 isoform X2: protein MFAKLKKKIAEEAAVAPRPGGAARIPRSVSKESITSLGADSGDDFASDGSSSREDLSSQLFRRNEQIRKLEVKLSDYADQIRNLQKIKEKLENALEKHQDSSMRKFQEQNEAHQASRAKMAEGMALALEKKDQEWMEKLGQVEKEKKMLETRLQEMREQSLNFFQKRDEMDELEGFQQQEIAKVKHMEESLNKTEQELEACTRELTHTKEKLQDVSSKSSGLRKELQELQQQFLELEAQRDELMTAETNAENKITALELRNQELQNVFQQLSVDLQNARVAGSGCEKRLEMLQAEHGSLKMEYEQHKQKMTFELAERNKLAEQLQEKVSSLEKKLEKNLSGDEHMQELLKEKATLEQQLGETRQQVLTDRTHHTETVNRLEIRSKELEQKLQIATEALKKSKEAAAEQDLKIQKLQTDLEDERSKLQQQILSEKHQYDQKVTGLESQIAALEKTWELDKIAAQHKISQLEKENENLNGSRKEYESSLKKQESELNRLKNELSSRETVSVEIAKALEETRKQREELQQQVSHLASLIKEKEQLIDEKHDMLLKQKEELNQLSQAHEAVLLQMHQLQSDLEASNSQAVEKEEMARKEIDELKLQIQECMEAREQDRNVSELEESTRALNQHFHSPEDHVVEQNGEVAAADIVQLQKDNRELEQQIAEKNKMIKQLQQRMTELKKTLQKELKIRPDNEVPEVREKANSEVPNAAVTVTNNSDLNDSREINFEYLKHVVLKFMSCRESEAFHLIKAVSVLLNFSQEEENMLKETLEYKMSWFGSKPSPRGSIRPSISSPRTLWP, encoded by the exons atgtttgcaaaatTGAAGAAGAAGATAGCAGAAGAGGCAGCGGTCGCTCCCAGGCCAGGAGGGGCTGCCAGGATCCCCCGGTCTGTCAGCAAGGAgtccatcacctccctgggggCCGACTCTGGAGATGACTTT GCGTCTGACGGAAGCAGCTCTAGAGAGGATCTTTCATCCCAGTTGTTCAGAAGAAATGAACAAATAAGGAAACTGGAGGTCAAGCTATCTG ATTATGCTGATCAAATCCGAAACTTGCAGAAGATAAAAGAGAAGCTTGAAAATGCATTAGAAAAGCATCAGGATT CCTCCATGAGGAAGTTCCAGGAGCAGAATGAAGCTCACCAGGCCAGTCGAGCCAAGATGGCTGAGGGGATGGCTTTGGCCTTAGAAAAAAAGGACCAG gAGTGGATGGAAAAACTGGGCCAAGTTGAAAAG gaaaaaaaaatgcttgaaacACGGTTACAGGAAATGAGGGAGCAGAGTTTGAACTTTTTTCAAAAACGAGATGAAATGGATGAACTGGAGGGCtttcagcagcaggaaataGCCAAAGTTAAACACATG gaagaatcTCTGAACAAAACAGAGCAGGAGCTAGAGGCATGCACTCGAGAGCTAACCCACACTAAGGAGAAGCTTCAGGATGTGAGCAGCAAGTCATCAGGCCTAAGGAAAGAACTTCAGGAGTTGCAGCAGCAGTTCTTGGAGCTGGAGGCACAGAG agaTGAACTAATGACAGCTGagacaaatgcagaaaataagatCACTGCTCTGGAATTAAGAAATCAGGAGCTACAAAATGtctttcagcagctttctgtAGACTTACAAAAT GCTCGAGTTGCTGGTTCTGGTTGTGAGAAGAGACTGGAAATGTTACAGGCAGAACATGGATCTCTGAAGATGGAATATGAACAGCACAAGCAGAAG ATGACTTTTGAATTAGCTGAGAGAAATAAACTTGCTGaacagctgcaggaaaaggtCTCTTCCTTGGAAAAGaagctagaaaaaaatctttcagggGATGAACATATGCAGGAGCTACTCAAGGAG AAAGCTACTCTTGAGCAGCAACTGGGTGAAACCAGGCAGCAGGTACTAACAGACAGAACACATCACACTGAGACTGTGAACCGATTGGAAATACGG AGTAAAGAACTGGAACAGAAACTACAGATTGCAACAGAAGCattgaaaaagagcaaagaagcagctgctgagcaggatCTGAAGATCCAGAAGTTG CAAACTGATCTAGAGGATGAAAGAAGTAAACTACAGCAACAGATTTTAAGTGAGAAACATCAGTATGACCAGAAAGTTACTGGGCTGGAGTCTCAAATTGCTGCTCTTGAAAAAACTTGGGAATTGGATAAAATAGCTGCTCAGCACAAGATT AGCCagttagaaaaggaaaatgaaaatcttaatggaagcagaaaagagTATGagagctctttaaaaaaacaagagtCTGAACTGAACAGGCTAAAG AATGaactgagcagcagagagacTGTCAGTGTTGAAATTGCCAAAGCACTGGAAGAAACACGAAAACAGAGGGAGGAATTACAGCAGCAG GTCTCACATCTGGCTTCCTtgataaaggaaaaagagcagCTGATTGATGAAAAACATGATATGcttctgaaacagaaggaagaactAAACCAACTCAGTCAAG CTCATGAAGCTGTCTTGCTGCAAATGCATCAGTTGCAGTCTGACCTAGAAGCAAGTAACAGCCAAGCagtggagaaagaagaaatggcaAGAAAGGAAATTGATGAACTCAAGTTGCAGATACAGGAGTGCATGGAGGCCAGAGAACAGGACAGAAAT GTTTCAGAACTAGAGGAATCGACAAGAGCCTTGAACCAGCATTTTCATTCTCCAGAAGACCATGTGGTAGAACAGAATGgagaggtggctgctgcagacATAGTTCAGCTTCAGAAGGATAACAGAGAGCTGGAACAGCAAATTGCTGAGAAAAACAAG ATGATAAAGCAGCTACAGCAAAGAATGACAGAACTCAAGAAAACCCTCCAGAAAGAGTTG aaaatAAGGCCTGACAACGAGGTACCTGAAGTGCGTGAAAAAGCAAATTCTGAAGTGCCTAATGCTGCTGTGACTGTCACAAACAACTCTGATTTAAATGACTCAAGGGAGATAAACTTTGAATACCTTAAACATGTTGTACTAAAGTTCATGTCTTGCCGGGAATCTGAG gctttccaTCTAATTAAAGCTGTATCTGTGTTACTGAATTTTtcacaagaggaagaaaacatgcTTAAGGAAACTCTGGAGTACAAG ATGTCGTGGTTTGGGTCAAAGCCATCTCCTAGAGGCAGCATCCGGCCATCTATCTCAAGCCCAAGGACACTGTGGCCTTAA